From a single Glycine soja cultivar W05 chromosome 19, ASM419377v2, whole genome shotgun sequence genomic region:
- the LOC114400801 gene encoding histone H2AX-like has product MSSTEVAATTKKGGRGKPKTTKSVSRSSKAGLQFPVGRVARYLKAGRYAQRVGSGSPVYLSAVLEYLAAEVLELAGNAARDNKKTRIVPRHIQLAVRNDEELSKLMGSVTIANGGVLPNIHQNLLPKKAAGKGKPEIGSASQEF; this is encoded by the exons ATGAGTTCCACAGAGGTCGCAGCCACAACGAAGAAGGGTGGAAGAGGGAAACCCAAGACCACAAAGTCCGTTTCCCGTTCCTCCAAAGCCGGCCTTCAGTTCCCCGTCGGCCGCGTCGCTCGCTACCTCAAGGCCGGTCGCTATGCCCAGCGCGTTGGTTCCGGTTCCCCTGTTTACCTATCTGCGGTTCTCGAATACCTTGCCGCTGAG GTTTTGGAGCTTGCCGGCAACGCTGCGAGGGACAACAAGAAGACGAGGATCGTTCCTAGGCACATTCAACTTGCGGTGAGGAACGATGAGGAGTTGAGCAAGCTGATGGGGTCTGTGACCATTGCCAATGGTGGTGTTCTGCCTAACATTCACCAGAATTTGTTGCCCAAGAAGGCCGCTGGCAAGGGAAAGCCCGAGATTGGATCTGCCAGTCAGGAGTTTT